A single region of the Lycium barbarum isolate Lr01 chromosome 2, ASM1917538v2, whole genome shotgun sequence genome encodes:
- the LOC132626748 gene encoding uncharacterized protein LOC132626748, whose amino-acid sequence MAGHDNLNGSTEKSSNGMDDLPTFNAENTQNNMKVILYSRTFMAIIGGVIAGILGLTSLTGFIFYFLVMAITSVALTAKAKFSIHSYFDSWNRIVLDGLFGGLMSFVLFWTFAYDIVHIF is encoded by the exons ATGGCAGGGCATGATAACTTAAACGGATCTACAGAAAAGTCAAGCAACGGTATGGATGATTTGCCGACTTTCAATGCTGAGAATACGCAAAACAACATGAAAGTTATTTTATACAG CCGCACATTCATGGCAATCATTGGTGGTGTCATTGCCGGCATTCTGGGACTTACTAGCTTGACAGGATTTATCTTTTATTTCCTTGTCATGGCAATAACTTCAGTAGCACTCACGGCGAAGGCCAAGTTTTCAATCCACTCCTACTTTGACAGCTGGAACAGAATCGTACTTGATGGACTTTTTGGCGGGCTTATG TCATTTGTGCTCTTCTGGAC ATTTGCATATGACATTGTGCATATATTCTGA